The following are encoded together in the Pelodiscus sinensis isolate JC-2024 chromosome 22, ASM4963464v1, whole genome shotgun sequence genome:
- the ZBTB43 gene encoding zinc finger and BTB domain-containing protein 43: MESGTNSFRVEFPDFSSTILQKLNQQRQQGQLCDVSIVVQGHLFRAHKAVLAASSPYFCDQVLLKNSRRIVLPDVMNPRVFENILLSTYTGRLVMPAPEIVSYLTAASFLQMWHVVDKCTEVLEGNPTVLCQKMNHGSDHQSPSSSSYNGLVETFELGTGGQPDFHKAQELRDGENEEESSKDELSSQLTEHEYLPSNSSTEHDRLSTGMTSQDGEEGASDSAECQYTRPIYSKPSIMSHKRWIHVKPERFEQDCDGVDAHISYDEHQVSESMNAIQTEHSIQSSGVEDFHVSDKKMEAEFDEQADENNYDEQVDFYGSSMEEFSGERADGNLSVHRQDVMIAAGYGENIEMATGIKEETTLSGFSSADKLYPCQCGKSFTHKSQRDRHMSMHLGLRPYGCGVCGKKFKMKHHLVGHMKIHTGIKPYECNICGKRFMWRDSFHRHVTSCTKSYQASKAEQNTTEMN; the protein is encoded by the coding sequence ATGGAGTCTGGGACAAACTCTTTTCGAGTGGAATTTCCTGATTTTTCTAGCACCATTTTACAGAAGTTGAACCAGCAGCGCCAGCAGGGACAGTTATGTGATGTTTCCATTGTAGTTCAGGGCCATCTATTCAGAGCCCATAAAGCTGTCCTTGCAGCCAGCTCACCTTACTTCTGTGAtcaagtacttttgaaaaatagCAGGCGAATAGTCCTGCCTGATGTGATGAATCCAAGAGTGTTTGAGAATATCTTGCTGTCTACTTACACGGGACGGTTGGTGATGCCAGCTCCAGAAATTGTCAGTTATCTGACAGCAGCAAGCTTCCTTCAGATGTGGCATGTGGTAGACAAATGCACTGAAGTGTTAGAGGGGAACCCAACAGTTCTCTGTCAGAAGATGAATCATGGCAGTGACCATCAATCTCCAAGCAGCAGTAGCTATAATGGGCTTGTTGAAACCTTTGAGCTGGGCACTGGAGGACAGCCAGATTTCCACAAAGCGCAGGAGCTGAGGGATGGTGAAAATGAAGAAGAAAGCTCTAAAGATGAGCTGTCATCTCAGCTAACAGAACACGAGTACCTTCCTAGTAATTCTTCAACAGAACATGACAGACTCAGCACAGGAATGACAAGTCAGGATGGTGAAGAGGGAGCCAGTGACAGTGCAGAGTGTCAGTATACGAGGCCTATCTATAGCAAACCCAGCATCATGTCGCACAAGCGTTGGATCCATGTGAAACCAGAAAGATTTGAGCAGGACTGTGATGGTGTAGATGCACATATTTCTTATGATGAGCACCAGGTGTCTGAATCTATGAATGCCATTCAGACAGAACATTCGATCCAGTCTTCAGGAGTTGAAGACTTTCATGTAAGTGACAAAAAGATGGAGGCAGAATTTGATGAACAGGCTGATGAAAATAACTATGATGAGCAAGTTGATTTCTATGGCTCTTCCATGGAAGAATTTTCTGGTGAAAGGGCAGATGGAAATCTAAGTGTTCACAGACAGGATGTTATGATAGCAGCAGGGTACGGCGAGAACATTGAAATGGCTACAGGAATTAAAGAAGAAACCACTCTCTCTGGATTTTCATCTGCTGACAAACTATATCCTTGTCAATGTGGCAAAAGCTTTACACACAAGAGTCAGAGGGATCGGCACATGAGCATGCATCTGGGTCTTCGACCTTATGGTTGTGGTGTCTGTGGTAAgaaattcaaaatgaaacatcACCTTGTCGGCCATATGAAAATTCACACAGGCATAAAACCTTACGAGTGTAATATCTGTGGGAAAAGATTTATGTGGAGGGACAGTTTTCATCGGCATGTAACTTCTTGTACTAAGTCATACCAAGCCTCCAAAGCAGAGCAGAATACTACTGAGATGAACTAA